Proteins from a genomic interval of Diospyros lotus cultivar Yz01 chromosome 6, ASM1463336v1, whole genome shotgun sequence:
- the LOC127804505 gene encoding uncharacterized protein LOC127804505 has product MASLHPLTRNLNKHQLTGSNFNDWLLNLKPILNLEKITYVLDAPVPLPANDDGGESVPQNITQEEQDTLTKWRDDDLTARSYMLISMSSELQRQHANMSNAYSIFTRLQELYGEQSRSARYKISKALFRANMSSGGSVGEHILKMLSLLEKLKGLGDELNPHLQIDLILQSLPD; this is encoded by the coding sequence atggcttCATTGCACCCACTTACTAGAAATCTTAATAAGCACCAGTTAACTGGATCAAATTTCAATGATTGGCTCTTAAACTTGAAACCGATTTTGAACTTGGAGAAAATTACTTATGTATTGGATGCTCCTGTACCCTTGCCTGCTAATGATGATGGAGGGGAAAGTGTTCCACAAAACATTACTCAAGAGGAGCAAGATACTCTTACCAAGTGGCGAGATGATGATCTCACCGCTAGGAGTTATATGCTTATTTCAATGAGTAGTGAATTACAGCGTCAACATGCGAATATGTCTAACGCATACTCTATCTTTACACgcctacaagagttgtatggtgaacaAAGTCGGAGTGCGAGATATAAGATATCTAAGGCACTATTTAGGGCAAATATGTCTTCGGGAGGATCAGTGGGAGAACATATTCTCAAAATGCTCTCTCTATTAGAGAAGTTGAAAGGTTTGGGGGATGAGTTGAATCCTCACCTCcaaattgatttgatccttcAGTCTTTGCCAGATTAG